GAatgttagaagaaaaaaatttgttttgtttagtAGAAATTTTATAGCAGGTAAAGTTCAGATGTTCATCACGATAATTTCACGCgcaatagtataattttttctttttctataaagTCATATGTTAAGATGTTCTTAGTTTAGTTGCAGTAATATTTCTAGTGAACAAAACaagatttttttcttatcaCCTTCTCTCAGATAgagttattatttctattaaatatataaaaagacgaCTGGACATtccttatataaaattttgaacaaaataaatgttaaaaaataggCAAAAAGTTTTAGGATAGGACCAAAAGGACATCAATGTTGCAAAGATGAGAGAGTATTAGTGCTCCATGTGAAAACTCAAGACTGTAAGTCTTAACGTAAAGTTGAGAGATTATTTTGAGTCTCTCCTcattaatatttagttattttaatcataaatttaacGATAAGAATAAAAACTAaatgatttaacaaaaaatattagacatgcataaaagaaaaaaacacacACGAAATTTTGGCAGTAATTAGGCGGGAAATAGTTGAAGGTTTTCTGAAGATCTCTAATGGCTTCGAGCTTTCGTCTTCCCTAGCATTTCACTGTGCTTTTCTCTGCTGTCTTCAGAACTCTGCGTTTACTTCAAATCGAAGTGTTGTTCTTCAGAGGGAAATCAGTCTCCATATATTTTCCCCATTTTTAGGGTTCACAGCTcagaaatagtttttttttcattgtttgaCTTCACTATGAATACTTTTTCTCTGAATTTGGCTGACCCAATTCGGGACGCAATTTCAAGGATACGATTTGCTCCACATTCGAACAATCTGCTTATTTCTTCTTGGGATTCTGTAAGTAAATCCCCTTACTCTGTATAGAATATTCGCCTCAATTTTATACTAGTTGGGTTTCGCTCTATTATCGAACTCTAGTTCATTTAAATGTAATGCAAAAACTTGATCTGCAGAGTCTACGATTATACGATGTTGATAGCTCTAAGCTTCGAATGGAAGCTCCTGGGGAAGCTGAGCTCCTCGATTGCTGTTTTGAGAATGAGAGGGTGTGCTTTAGTGCTGCTACTGATGGTTCAGTTAACAGGTTTTTGCTCttgttaaatgttatcttatcaACTCCCCGGCGACCCTGCACTTAGAGCATAGCATGAAGTAAAGCGGAAAACTTTTCATGtgagaaaagaagaaggaaaagatgAAGCTTTATACACTGAGCTTAGAGCTAGAAGTAGTTTTCTCATGTTTCCTGTACAATGTCTGGGGAATGCATTGAATTTCTTATTATCGCAACCTCAATGTCTTTCTTTTTGGATTGTTGTTCTTTCTAGGTATGATTTGGATTCAGGTATTAAAGTCTCATTGGGAAATCATGATGATTCAGCAACCTGTGTTGAGTATTCTGCTGAAACATGTAATATATTGAGAACTCTGGAAATTCAATAAGACAACTTCTTAacttattcattaaatattgCTTCAGAAAAAGACATAACTCGTATTATTCAGAGCAATAgatttttgtaaatttcaaAGCTAATGGGTTTTCCATAAGCTAATGGCTGTACTAAGCACAAGAATTCTATTAATATGTATTCCTAAAGTAGAGGATCTATTAATTAGTTTCTAAGTTGGACAACTTGATTTATTTGGATATATGTTCAACATAATGCCAAAATGGGAGGACCAAAAATTCACTGATTTGCTCACATGTTTAGTGCTCTAAAGGGTACAGATATCGACTCAAGTTTCTctccttaaatatattattttttatttgtaggtCAAATAATTACTGCTGGTTGggataaaaagataaatttttggGATGCTCGTTCAACACAATCTCATGGATGCTTGAGAAGCTTTGTTTCAGTGGTGGAGTCAATGTCACTATCTGGATTAAATTTGATGGTTGCTGCTGGGTCCTCAgttaatttatatgacatacGAAGTTTTAAGACATCAGTTCACACGAAAGGCGTGAAAGTAAAATGTATACGGCCAATTTTTAATCCTAAAGGTACTCTTACCCAAATTCTAATATCAATTATGTTGTGTTTCCAAGGTCCCCTCACACCCCTTCACCCCCACTGAACTAAAAAGAACGAAAGAACAAAAGGGTTAAGTGTCTTCTCGAAAGTTGAAGAATAGTTCTATTGAAAGATCTTTATTATGCATGTAAGTACTTCATTGTAAAGTGGATTCCCTAATCTGTCTAGCAAACAAGGACAAACAAATCTCTGTTAGAAATTGCTACAACCTGTTAAGAAAGCAATCAGGTTAATGGGAGACTTCTTAgcaatgaaagatgttatgGAAGACTTAGGCTCCTGTTAAAGTAAGCATACTTTGGGTGGGTTGAAACATGGGGGCATGTTTAATACTGAGTTATCTGCAAAAGAGGTTTGTATTATGTAATAGATGCTACTTGTGTCAAGAAGATCAAGAAACTGTTGAGCACCTGTTTATCCACTGCAGAGTTGCCAATAATGCTGGGAGTTATTTCTAAGTGTCTGTGGTATTACATAGTGATGTCTCAGAATATGAGAGGTTTACAAAGTTGGCAATAACAGGTTACTCACAAGGAGAGCAAGAAGATATAGTGTACTATGCCATTGTGCATTTTCTGGACAATATGGCTGGAAAGGAACAAGGCCTATTTTAAAGGGCGTAAATTTCAGATTTCTAGAGTTGAAGCTAGCTTTTTGCAGAATTTGTTCTTCTGGTGTGGAAGTAGTTCAATAGGCAGTTTGATCCAATTAATGGATTTTCTGGATTTGTTAGGAAGGAAAGTCTAGTATCTGTATTTCTCTCTGAAGCTTTAAGGTGTTTTTGTAATCTTTTAGTACCTTCTTGGTACCTTTAGTAGAACTTTTTCCCTTATTAAAGAAGTACTTCACTACAAATGATATAGTTAATGACTAACTTGAGGTGAGATTAAGCCTTGAAAGTAGGTAAAAAATAGGTTCTTCTCTTCGCCCAACTTAAGTGGCgctttgatttaatatttatgtctaTCTATCCCTCCAATGGTGCCTTTTTCCATTTGAGCCTATTCTTTATTAGCACTTTGAGCTTAAAGCCCCAATGGATGTCcgcttctctttttctttcttctgcTTTTTGCCTTTGATAACATGACCACAGAAGCGCACCGTAAAAAGAAAAGACTGCAGAGGGGTACAATTATGTTGGTTTTTTGTCTTCTCCATTATCCATCTTATATTGTCTAGACAACAGGCAAAAATAGTTCTTTATCACATGTTTTTATCTCCtgtttatattttatcataCCTAGTTTCAATTTCCTTCTGGACAACCTCTTTGTGCAGGATTTGTTGTTGGATCAATTGATGGGCGAGTTATTCTGGAGTACATCTCCAAATCCAGCTCACATGAGGGGTCAGTAAAAGTTTATAGTAccctttttttgtttgaaaagtATGAAAGTTTGTTGTATATCAGACTACTGTATGGTGATTCCATCCAGATTGATCAATTCACTATGTAAGAGATGTAAGTAGAAGTTTTATGCTGTTACTTGAACAGAATAAATCATTATTGCTAAAGAACTTAGAAGAAATGGAAAAGTTTGAAAGGGCCTCTTGTTAGATCTTTATATCAGTCAACAGTAGGCCAACAGAAGATGAAATTGGCttcttaactttaatttagatcAAAAGAAGCACCTGAGGAAAATCAAATCTCtgattaaacaaaaagaaagattgACAATTTTTCATTGCAAATTGTAAAATCTAGTAAAAATAGTAGGATTTGTCTTCTCTGAGCCATGTATCTTTTGGTATAAAACttcatatttcataatttttttacactCTTCTCCATTTTGGTTTATGGTTAGCATTGCATGTTGGTGAACCTATAACTTCTCTTTTAAGCGACAGATTCAGACATTCTGTAGAAAAATTAAATCGTTCAGCAACTGAAATTTCTCAGTATATGGTTACTATGGATTTCTTATCCTAAAAAATCTCCTTCTTGGATGTGTTAACTAATTATGTTTCTACTTTTGTAGGTACGCATTTAGATGTCACCCAAAGGTTAAAGATGGAAGGCGTCATGTTGTAACAGTTAATGACATTGCATTTAACCCATCGTATGTGATTTTCCAGTTTCAGCCTTCTGTTATTGTTATAATAGAAGTTATATTCATAGTAACTTTTCTTTTCCCAGCATTATTGGTTCATTTGTTACTGGTGACAATGATGGCTATGCCACCTTGTGGGATGCTCGAGGAAAGAAACGGATATTTGAGGTACTCTTGTTCGTTTGTCAAGCAAGATATTGCATAAGTTCTcccaaaagtgataaaatacaGTTATGAACTAGTGATTGCAGTTTTGATATCACTTGGTTGACGTCATGGTTTTGAAAGAAATCTTGTGCTTCTGAATAAACAAATCTCTTCATTTATATGAGTAACATGCCAAAGTAAAACTTGCCAGTTAATGTCTATAAAATCCACTTATATCGCACATTCCTCTTTAAACTATTGCTTCTGTTTATTTTCCATTTGAGATTTGCTGTAAAGCTATTTGCTTGTTTCAACCAATTTATGGATCTCAGTCAATTTGTACGATGTTTCCCTCTTTAGATGTCAAGATACCCCAACAGTGTCGTCTCTCTATCATATAGCCATGATGGATTACTTTTAGCAGTCGCATCCAGTTATTCATACCAAGAAGCTAACGAAAAGTAAGGCAAACTTGTTTCTTTCATCTTCTTATTATCATGTGAAAATTGGGTATGTTCTTCGTCATCCTCCCTTTTAATAACCCCTTTAATTTGTTCAACTGCCTTTAACAGAGAAGTGCCACCTCAGATATTTATACATGAAATAGGTAACTGTGATCTCACGCCACCTTCTTCAGGAGCTTCAAACAAAAAATGACTGCTAATACACAACTCAGATTATAGTCTTTCCTTGTGTAAGTCATCTTGTTTACGAGATACTGTACTTATCATCCCCTTATAATATTTGGTCTCTGACCATAAATTCTGCTCCCCCTcgttattttctatttaaagcTAGCTCTTAAACAGCAAAATCTGCTGGTACCTGTGTACAAGTTGGCGTTTCCTCGCACACCTTCTGTGATGGCTATTTGATTCTGACTGATATTACGAGGAAAGGACTCAACACAAACTTGGGCGCTCTGGAGTGTAGAATTTCCACTGATGTAAACATAATGCCCAGTTGATGTATCGGTGTCTAGCATATCGTTTGCTGAGTGGAAATGTATTTCGAAATTTAAGTTCTGCTCATACCAAAATCTCTTTTGAATTGATTGATTTGAGCCTAGTTTTattcaaattgatttatttCAGATGGAGCTTTATATGTTTCAGCTCCTCACATGTGTAATGTGAAGTAACTTCAAGAATgagatgttttcttcttttgcttatttctttgattaaagcctttttctttttcttgtattttttctaATGCATAGTATTTGTCATGTTAAAGAACAATTAAGCTACCAGTGTTGATTATTCTTTGAAACATGTACGATAGTagtaactttaaaaatttaatatgctGTAAACATATCCTTTAAATATTACCTGGAGGAGATAcacataaattcatatattttcagagcaatgattatttattttctaatgatGTTTGGTATTTGTACTAAGCACACCCAACCTGTTGTAAGTATttttgattaatcaccaaattTTTAGATAGTAATACTACATAAGGTTGTCCCCCAGATCAAGTGGTAAGAGCATAACACGTGATGTGTGGATTAGACACATGTCATAAGTAAGTGAAGAAGGGTAGACAAACGGGTTTGTtatccattttttttacttgtaatCCAATTTCTCACACTACAAGGGAGAATCTTGAAACgcaaaatgaatgaaatgatacaaaccaaaaaattaagggaaaaatgcATAAGTTGCCATCTAAACTTGTCccgaaaaaaaaatacataaattgtcACCTAAACTTGTTACAATGTTTATTGTCAAGCATTACAAGTGTTGACCTGAGTTGTAATCTTTGTTTTTCATCTGTTCTTTATTTGTAGGccctaattaaataaatattaactacCCTCCCTAGTGACACTTCAACTGTTGATTCCTACTAACTTTGTCTACTGACACTCCAACTGATTGATTCCTCCAAACTTATCTTTTCACATTTGCAACTATATATTGACTCCTCAATAGTTGTAGTTCATCAATAAAACACACATCTTTTTCGATTTGCTTCTGCTATAGCCTATAGCGGAAGATGAGAAATTGGAACTTTATTGTGTTTCTCTGTCTTGCTTTCGTATTGAGAGTTGAATCCTTCAAGTTTCATAGGATTGATCAACACGTTGAAAGGATCTCCGGAAGTGCTGGTGATGTGTTGGAGGATGATCCTACAGGTAGGTTGAAAGTTTTTGTATATGAGCTTCCAAGCAAATATAACAAGAAAACTGTGCAGAGGGACTCGCGATGCCTCAGTCATATGTTTGCTGCTGAGATATATATGCATCAGTTTCTGTTATCCAGTCCTGTTCGAACACTTGATCCAGAGGAAGCAGATTGGTTTTACACTCCAGTTTACACAACTTGTGAGTACTTGACACCACATGGTCATCCTTTACCTTTCAACTCACCACGTATGATGAGAAGCGCGATTCAGCTTATTGCTTCTAGCTGGCCATACTGGAACAGGACACAAGGGGGTGATCATTTCTTCATTGTACCACATGATTTTGGTGCATGTTTCCATTTTCAAGAAGAGAAAGCTATTGGAAGAGGTATTCTTCCGTTGCTCCATCGTGCTACCTTGGTTCAAACTTTTGGACAACGGAATCATGTTTGTTTGAAGGAAGGATCGATAACTATTCCTCCGTATGCTCCTCCACAGAAAATTCAGTCTCATTTGATCTCTCCTGATACACCAAGATCCATATTTGTCTATTTCCGTGGCTTGTTTTATGACAAAAGAAATGATCCTAAAGGCGGGTACTATGCAAGAGGCGCTCGAGCAGCAGTGTGGGAGAACTTTAAGGACAATCCACTCTTTGATATTTCTACAGATCATCCAACTACATACTACGAAGACATGCAACGAGCTATCTTTTGCTTGTGCCCTCTCGGATGGGCTCCATGGAGTCCTAGATTGGTTGAAGCTGTTGTATTCGGATGCATCCCCGTTATAATAGCAGATGACATTGTCTTGCCATTTGCTGACGCGATCCCATGGGAGGATATAGGATTGTTCGTAGCGGAGAAGGATGTTCCATATTTGGATAACATTCTTACTTCTGTTCCACCACAAGAAATACTGAGGAAGCAGAGATTGCTTGCCAATCCTTCAATGAAGCAGGCTATGTTATTTCTACAACCTGCTCAACCAGGTGATGCTTTCCACCAAATCTTGAATGGACTTGCTCGTAAATTACCCAATCATCACAAGACCATATACGGAGACAACAACGTCTTAAACTGGACTGCTGGTCCAGTTGCTGATCTAAAACCTTGGTAGGATCAAGCTGAACCTCAAGGTTTACTCATTTTTCGCCCTTGATTTGTTGACTTCCAACGTGATAGAATATGATAGAATtgataattcatgttttgatgataaACAAGAAGCGCAAAGAACAGTAGCAAATGTACGCAGCAAAAGAAGCCAAGCTAGAGTCCAAGATCGAGTAAAATggagttatttgtcaaagccaaaaataatatattaaagttacaagttgatacaaataagaaaaaccttaaatatattattaaaaaaggaagttgtatataataaggattgtaTTTTAAAAAGGAATCCTTGTTTGACAATAACTTCCTTACCTTATCTGATAAGGAGTGTACAAGGCAAAAGAAACTCTATAAGAAGAGCACGATGCAGATGAAGAATACCACGACTTCACGCAGAGAACAAGggagaattattcatcaaattgaagtcTTCAAGGTTGATAGGATTGCTACgtttaaaacattcttgagtgagaaggttttatcgtgtagaactatttgtcttgtttttgttttgattgtaaTTTACAGTTTGttgtacaaagggtgggtttgactctttgtagggttgagtgttaGTAAGAGGTGTAAtaaaaggtgggtttggccttttggagagatcgattggagtcaatcgagggagtagtagagataagacttttgattattgagttgtaatcacaaaatcttatagttgaattaataaaacgaggtttttcctttcttgagtgaggaaggtttttaattcaataagtgtttgtgtctttacttaaaagcaacttacaagaacctggttcttggtctggggtaaggtttcttcaattggtatcagagcaggtcttTTCGATAAAAGATTCACACCTTGAAAAGATTCAATGGCAGCACCACCTACCCCACAAGAGGGAGCTTCACAAACACGACCCCCACTGTTCAATGGCAAATATTATGGATGGTGGAAAAATCGTATGATGGACCATCTTATTGGCGAAAACCTTGATCTATGGGGAGTAATTCTAGATGGCCCAACCATACCTATGAAAACCGCAACTGATGGAATCACCAAAAtcccaaaggaaagaaaagaatggaatgCTGAAGACAAGCTTGCAATACAAAACAATGCCAAAGCC
This DNA window, taken from Solanum lycopersicum chromosome 5, SLM_r2.1, encodes the following:
- the LOC101265335 gene encoding mitotic checkpoint protein BUB3.3, which translates into the protein MNTFSLNLADPIRDAISRIRFAPHSNNLLISSWDSSLRLYDVDSSKLRMEAPGEAELLDCCFENERVCFSAATDGSVNRYDLDSGIKVSLGNHDDSATCVEYSAETCQIITAGWDKKINFWDARSTQSHGCLRSFVSVVESMSLSGLNLMVAAGSSVNLYDIRSFKTSVHTKGVKVKCIRPIFNPKGFVVGSIDGRVILEYISKSSSHEGYAFRCHPKVKDGRRHVVTVNDIAFNPSIIGSFVTGDNDGYATLWDARGKKRIFEMSRYPNSVVSLSYSHDGLLLAVASSYSYQEANEKEVPPQIFIHEIGNCDLTPPSSGASNKK
- the LOC101253484 gene encoding probable beta-1,4-xylosyltransferase IRX10L — its product is MRNWNFIVFLCLAFVLRVESFKFHRIDQHVERISGSAGDVLEDDPTGRLKVFVYELPSKYNKKTVQRDSRCLSHMFAAEIYMHQFLLSSPVRTLDPEEADWFYTPVYTTCEYLTPHGHPLPFNSPRMMRSAIQLIASSWPYWNRTQGGDHFFIVPHDFGACFHFQEEKAIGRGILPLLHRATLVQTFGQRNHVCLKEGSITIPPYAPPQKIQSHLISPDTPRSIFVYFRGLFYDKRNDPKGGYYARGARAAVWENFKDNPLFDISTDHPTTYYEDMQRAIFCLCPLGWAPWSPRLVEAVVFGCIPVIIADDIVLPFADAIPWEDIGLFVAEKDVPYLDNILTSVPPQEILRKQRLLANPSMKQAMLFLQPAQPGDAFHQILNGLARKLPNHHKTIYGDNNVLNWTAGPVADLKPW